Proteins found in one Planctomycetaceae bacterium genomic segment:
- a CDS encoding Re/Si-specific NAD(P)(+) transhydrogenase subunit alpha — protein MKIAVLREILPGETRAAAVPESLRRLARGGTSVAVEAGLGRGCGIADDKYASAGASVAPDAAAALDGAELVLKVLPPAWGPCAPRDEVELLHSGQVLVGMLAPAANPELIAALAQRGVTCFSLDAMPRITRAQSMDVLSSMSTVAGYQAVVLAAAALGKMMPMMMTAAGTIKPANVLVIGAGVAGLQAVATARRLGGVVKAVDTRPAVKEQILSLGAKFVPLEVAHDAEAAGGYAADLGSEYYRKEQEILAPHVAEADIIVATAMIPNRKAPLLITKDMLASMRGGSVIVDLAASAGGNCEATEPGKDVQVEGVKILAPLNLPTQVPLDASRMYASNIASFVAELVKDDQVNVDMENEVIADTLVTRDGQVVEHRKGTP, from the coding sequence ATGAAGATTGCCGTGTTGCGGGAAATCCTGCCGGGGGAGACCCGGGCGGCGGCTGTGCCGGAATCGCTACGGCGACTGGCGCGGGGGGGCACGTCGGTGGCCGTCGAGGCGGGGCTGGGTCGCGGCTGCGGTATCGCCGATGACAAGTACGCCTCCGCCGGAGCGAGCGTGGCGCCCGACGCCGCGGCGGCCCTGGACGGCGCAGAACTCGTCCTGAAAGTGCTGCCGCCGGCGTGGGGCCCCTGCGCCCCGCGCGACGAAGTTGAGTTGCTCCACTCGGGGCAGGTGCTGGTGGGCATGCTCGCCCCGGCGGCCAATCCCGAACTCATCGCCGCCCTGGCACAGCGGGGCGTCACGTGCTTCTCGCTGGACGCCATGCCCCGCATCACCCGCGCCCAGTCGATGGACGTGCTGTCGAGCATGAGCACCGTCGCGGGGTACCAGGCGGTGGTTCTGGCCGCGGCCGCACTGGGCAAAATGATGCCCATGATGATGACCGCCGCCGGAACCATCAAACCCGCCAACGTGCTGGTGATCGGGGCGGGCGTGGCCGGGCTTCAAGCCGTCGCCACCGCCAGGCGACTGGGCGGCGTGGTCAAGGCCGTCGACACGCGTCCGGCCGTCAAGGAGCAGATCCTCAGCCTCGGCGCCAAGTTCGTGCCGCTGGAAGTGGCCCACGACGCCGAGGCCGCCGGCGGATACGCCGCCGACCTGGGCAGCGAGTACTACCGCAAAGAGCAGGAGATTCTCGCCCCGCACGTGGCCGAGGCCGACATCATCGTCGCCACGGCCATGATCCCCAATCGCAAGGCGCCGCTGCTGATCACCAAAGACATGCTCGCCTCGATGCGCGGCGGCAGCGTGATTGTGGACCTGGCCGCCTCGGCCGGGGGCAACTGCGAAGCGACCGAGCCGGGCAAGGACGTGCAGGTCGAAGGCGTCAAGATCCTCGCCCCGCTCAACCTGCCCACGCAGGTGCCCCTCGACGCCAGCCGCATGTACGCCTCCAACATCGCCTCGTTCGTCGCCGAGCTGGTCAAGGACGACCAGGTCAACGTGGATATGGAAAATGAAGTGATCGCCGACACCCTTGTCACGCGCGACGGGCAGGTGGTCGAACACCGAAAGGGCACGCCATGA
- a CDS encoding NAD(P) transhydrogenase subunit alpha: MIGQLLTLAAAEMTLTMAVIVFVLAMFVGLEIITKVPTMLHTPLMSGSNAISGITIVGALGAAAVLKGGGHEILAATAGTLAVTAAMINVVGGYLVTHRMLGMFKKGPKP; the protein is encoded by the coding sequence ATGATTGGCCAACTACTCACACTGGCCGCCGCCGAGATGACGCTCACGATGGCCGTCATCGTCTTCGTGCTGGCCATGTTCGTCGGCCTCGAGATCATCACCAAGGTCCCCACCATGCTGCACACGCCGCTGATGAGCGGGTCTAACGCCATCAGCGGCATCACGATCGTCGGGGCCCTGGGCGCCGCGGCGGTGCTCAAGGGCGGCGGGCATGAGATCCTTGCCGCCACGGCCGGCACGCTGGCCGTCACGGCCGCCATGATCAACGTGGTCGGCGGGTACCTGGTGACGCACCGCATGCTGGGCATGTTCAAGAAAGGCCCCAAGCCATGA
- a CDS encoding NAD(P)(+) transhydrogenase (Re/Si-specific) subunit beta — MAAYIPETVVDFAYLGAAILFIYALKAMASPRTARVGNAIGAVGMLVAIVATLLVLEIIDWKWIVVGLIAGTAIGAVVAYTVKMTAMPQMVALLNGFGGLASGLVALVEVYGGGTTTESSAEFLVIAGISTLIGWLTFTGSLVAFAKLQEVVIGGRPIVFPFQKLVNFAMLALAAALIALLAYLPDFPHVIIPLILVAAVIGVLFVIPIGGADMPVVISLLNSYSGLAAAATGFLLKNNGLIISGALVGASGIILTRLMCQAMNRSLLNVLFAAVGQVRAGEQKERPPVKRYSAEDAAIVMEGSQLVVIVPGYGMAVAQAQHVVKELADLLTARGIEVKYAIHPVAGRMPGHMNVLLAEANVPYDQLYTMEQINPEMERAGVALVIGANDVINPAARTDKGSPIYGMPIIDADKARTLMIIKRSLSPGFAGVDNDLFYADKTMMLFGDAKAMVSDIVAALKAG; from the coding sequence TTGGCCGCGTACATTCCGGAAACGGTGGTCGACTTCGCGTATCTCGGCGCGGCGATCCTGTTCATCTATGCCCTCAAGGCGATGGCCTCGCCGCGGACGGCGCGGGTGGGCAACGCCATCGGGGCGGTGGGCATGCTCGTGGCCATCGTCGCGACGCTGCTGGTGCTGGAGATCATCGACTGGAAGTGGATCGTCGTGGGGCTCATCGCGGGCACCGCTATCGGGGCGGTCGTGGCCTATACCGTCAAGATGACGGCCATGCCCCAGATGGTGGCGCTGCTCAACGGGTTTGGCGGTCTGGCGTCGGGCCTGGTGGCGCTGGTGGAGGTGTACGGCGGGGGCACGACGACCGAGAGCTCCGCCGAGTTCCTGGTCATCGCCGGCATCAGCACGTTGATCGGGTGGCTGACGTTCACCGGCAGCCTGGTGGCGTTCGCCAAGCTCCAGGAGGTCGTCATCGGCGGGCGGCCGATCGTCTTTCCGTTCCAGAAGCTGGTCAACTTCGCGATGCTCGCGCTGGCCGCTGCGCTGATCGCGCTGCTGGCGTACTTGCCGGACTTTCCGCACGTGATCATCCCGCTGATCCTGGTCGCCGCGGTCATCGGCGTGCTGTTCGTGATTCCCATCGGCGGGGCCGACATGCCCGTCGTCATCAGCTTGCTCAACAGCTATTCGGGACTGGCCGCGGCGGCAACGGGGTTCCTGCTCAAGAACAACGGACTGATCATCTCCGGCGCCCTGGTGGGCGCCTCGGGCATCATCCTGACGCGCCTGATGTGCCAGGCCATGAACCGTTCGCTGCTCAACGTGCTGTTTGCGGCCGTCGGTCAGGTGCGCGCGGGCGAGCAAAAAGAACGCCCGCCGGTCAAGCGGTACTCCGCGGAGGACGCCGCCATCGTCATGGAGGGCTCGCAACTGGTGGTGATCGTGCCGGGGTACGGCATGGCCGTGGCACAGGCCCAGCACGTCGTCAAGGAACTGGCCGACCTGCTGACCGCGCGCGGCATCGAGGTCAAGTACGCCATCCACCCCGTCGCCGGACGCATGCCCGGGCACATGAACGTGCTGCTGGCCGAGGCCAACGTGCCCTACGACCAGCTCTACACGATGGAACAGATCAACCCCGAGATGGAGCGGGCCGGCGTCGCGCTGGTGATCGGGGCCAACGACGTGATCAACCCCGCCGCCCGCACCGACAAGGGCAGCCCCATCTACGGCATGCCCATTATCGACGCCGACAAGGCCCGCACGCTCATGATCATCAAGCGCAGCCTCTCGCCGGGCTTCGCCGGCGTCGACAACGACCTGTTCTATGCCGACAAAACCATGATGCTCTTCGGCGACGCCAAGGCCATGGTCAGCGACATCGTCGCGGCATTAAAGGCAGGATGA
- a CDS encoding NAD(P)H-binding protein, whose product MPEPTRYVVTGAFGFLGRHIARRLIERGDQVLSLNGRRPDIGDDRRIAVARLDFASPDKLVESLRGAAVLFNTYWIRYPMHGLTFEQAVENSRVLIAAAREAAVPRVVHISITNPSADSPLGYFRGKARVEESLKDSGLSHAILRPAALFGDEGILINNIAWALRRLPVFALFGRGRYRLQPIFVEDLAELAIEQAARTENVTLDAIGPETFTYRQLVKAIARAIGVHRFIVPAPPPVALAMVQAMGWILGDPIVTPEEMRGLMDGLLATDSPPAASTRLSDWMRDHAADLGRSYMSERARRRGLVYD is encoded by the coding sequence ATGCCCGAGCCAACAAGATATGTCGTCACCGGCGCCTTCGGTTTCCTGGGGCGCCATATCGCCCGGCGGTTGATCGAGCGCGGCGACCAGGTGCTGAGCCTGAACGGCCGACGGCCCGATATCGGCGACGACCGGCGCATCGCCGTGGCGCGGCTGGACTTCGCCTCGCCGGACAAGCTGGTCGAGTCCCTGCGCGGCGCGGCCGTGCTCTTCAACACGTATTGGATCCGCTACCCGATGCACGGCCTGACGTTCGAGCAGGCGGTGGAGAACTCCCGCGTCCTGATCGCCGCGGCGCGTGAGGCGGCGGTGCCGCGCGTCGTCCACATCAGCATTACCAACCCCTCAGCCGATTCGCCGCTGGGGTATTTTCGCGGCAAGGCGCGGGTCGAGGAGTCGCTGAAAGACTCGGGCCTCTCGCACGCGATCCTGCGCCCGGCGGCGCTCTTCGGCGACGAAGGCATCCTCATCAACAACATCGCCTGGGCCCTGCGGCGCCTGCCCGTCTTCGCCCTCTTCGGACGCGGCCGGTACCGCCTGCAGCCGATCTTTGTTGAGGACCTGGCGGAGTTGGCGATCGAGCAGGCCGCCCGAACGGAGAACGTCACCCTCGACGCGATTGGCCCCGAGACGTTCACCTATCGCCAGCTTGTCAAAGCCATCGCCCGGGCCATCGGGGTGCATCGGTTCATCGTGCCGGCCCCGCCGCCGGTGGCGCTGGCGATGGTGCAGGCGATGGGCTGGATCCTGGGCGACCCGATCGTCACGCCCGAGGAAATGCGCGGCCTTATGGACGGCCTGCTGGCCACCGATTCGCCGCCGGCGGCGTCCACGCGATTGAGCGACTGGATGAGAGACCACGCCGCCGACCTCGGCCGAAGCTACATGAGCGAGCGCGCCCGGCGAAGGGGCCTGGTCTACGATTGA
- a CDS encoding reverse transcriptase family protein: MGLWQIIRGLLGSSEANPYRAAGAPDGPVGRGSAAAAPSPPKRSRRRPPKFFLADLALRLGRDSNALSQIAVEYETFSIAKRSGGRRTIHAPQPGLKALQRDILRKVLGGLKAHPAVNGFRRGRSIVTNALPHVGHSVLVRLDIRDFFPSTTARRVEEYFRFIGYDDSSAALLTRICTHQGALPQGAPTSPCLSNLLNYRLDARLSALAAKMGATYTRYADDMAFSFSEPADAARVNMLVSAAQLVLSGFGYRTHHRRKRSVRRRHMAQCVTGIVVNDKANLPRATRRRLRAVRHHLMTGKEASLTAAQLAGWDALQHMIKVQSVPPSVPQ, from the coding sequence ATGGGACTGTGGCAGATCATCCGCGGACTGCTGGGCAGCAGCGAGGCCAATCCGTATCGCGCCGCCGGGGCGCCTGACGGTCCTGTCGGACGCGGCAGCGCTGCGGCCGCCCCCTCCCCGCCCAAGCGCAGCCGGCGGCGTCCGCCGAAATTCTTCCTGGCCGACCTGGCACTTCGGCTCGGCCGCGACAGCAACGCCCTCTCACAGATCGCGGTGGAGTACGAGACTTTCTCCATCGCCAAGCGCAGCGGCGGCCGCCGGACCATCCACGCCCCGCAGCCGGGCCTGAAGGCGCTTCAGCGTGACATCCTGCGCAAGGTGCTTGGAGGGCTCAAGGCGCACCCGGCGGTTAACGGGTTCCGCCGCGGGCGGTCTATTGTCACTAATGCCCTGCCTCACGTGGGGCACAGCGTACTGGTGCGGCTGGACATCCGCGACTTCTTCCCCTCGACCACTGCCCGGCGCGTGGAGGAATACTTCAGGTTCATCGGCTACGACGATTCGTCCGCCGCCCTCCTGACGCGGATCTGCACCCATCAAGGCGCTCTGCCGCAGGGCGCGCCCACCAGTCCGTGCCTGAGCAACCTCCTCAACTACCGCCTCGACGCGCGGCTGAGTGCCCTGGCCGCGAAGATGGGCGCCACGTACACGCGCTACGCCGACGACATGGCCTTTTCGTTCAGCGAACCGGCGGACGCGGCCCGCGTGAACATGCTGGTCTCGGCGGCGCAACTGGTGCTGAGCGGCTTTGGCTATCGCACGCACCACCGCCGCAAGCGCAGCGTGCGCCGGCGCCACATGGCCCAGTGCGTCACGGGCATCGTCGTTAATGACAAGGCCAATCTCCCGCGCGCCACCCGAAGGCGGCTGCGCGCGGTGCGGCATCATCTCATGACAGGAAAAGAGGCCTCGCTGACGGCTGCGCAGTTAGCCGGCTGGGACGCTTTGCAGCACATGATCAAGGTGCAGTCCGTGCCGCCAAGCGTGCCGCAATGA
- a CDS encoding ferritin-like domain-containing protein, producing MPIPLHVPPESLTPELLDIHRAIESFNEEFEAVAWYSQRAAVATDPALKAVLEHNRDEELEHASMLLEWLRRNFPQLAEPLRTYLFTTLPITEVEEAQTQGSAPAAGAAASLNIGSMK from the coding sequence ATGCCTATTCCGCTTCACGTCCCGCCGGAGTCGTTGACGCCGGAACTGCTGGACATCCACCGCGCCATCGAGAGCTTCAATGAAGAGTTTGAAGCCGTCGCGTGGTACTCGCAACGGGCGGCCGTCGCGACCGATCCGGCGCTCAAAGCCGTTCTCGAGCACAATCGCGACGAGGAACTCGAGCACGCCTCGATGCTGCTGGAGTGGCTGCGGCGAAACTTCCCTCAACTCGCCGAGCCGCTTCGGACCTACCTGTTCACGACGCTGCCGATCACCGAAGTCGAAGAAGCCCAAACCCAAGGCTCCGCCCCCGCCGCCGGCGCGGCTGCGAGCCTCAACATCGGATCCATGAAGTAA
- a CDS encoding family 1 encapsulin nanocompartment shell protein, translated as MASILKREFAPISDLAWNWIDSEAQRTLKQNLAARKVVDFSGPHGWELAAINLGRLENVKKDNVPWGIRQVQPLVETRIPFTLAQFELDNLTRGAKDVDNQPIIDAVEKAARFEDTAVFTGFDAGAIKGIVKTAAHDAIALGEPAAMASAVGQAVKTLITADVGGPYTLVLGQDEYFALLAAASKAPVPPYETVKQILQGEIVMSRVLKGGLVVSKRGGDFELTVGADYAIGYSQHDSKNVELFITESFTFRVIDPRAAVVLKTASTK; from the coding sequence GTGGCAAGCATACTCAAGCGCGAATTCGCCCCCATCAGCGACCTGGCCTGGAACTGGATCGACTCCGAGGCCCAGCGCACCCTCAAGCAGAACCTCGCCGCCCGCAAGGTCGTCGACTTCTCCGGACCGCACGGATGGGAGCTGGCGGCTATCAATCTCGGTCGGCTCGAAAACGTCAAGAAAGACAACGTGCCCTGGGGCATCCGCCAGGTGCAGCCGCTGGTCGAGACGCGGATTCCCTTCACGCTCGCGCAGTTCGAGCTGGACAACCTGACCCGCGGCGCCAAGGACGTCGACAACCAGCCCATCATCGACGCCGTTGAAAAGGCCGCCCGCTTTGAAGACACCGCCGTCTTCACCGGCTTCGACGCCGGCGCGATCAAGGGCATCGTCAAAACCGCCGCCCACGACGCCATCGCCCTGGGCGAACCGGCCGCCATGGCCTCGGCGGTAGGGCAGGCCGTCAAGACGCTCATCACCGCCGACGTCGGCGGACCCTACACCCTGGTGCTGGGGCAGGATGAATACTTTGCCCTGCTCGCCGCGGCCAGCAAGGCCCCCGTCCCGCCGTACGAGACGGTCAAGCAGATCCTCCAGGGCGAGATCGTGATGTCGCGAGTGCTCAAGGGCGGGCTGGTCGTCTCCAAGCGCGGCGGCGATTTCGAGCTGACCGTCGGCGCCGATTACGCCATCGGCTACAGCCAGCACGACAGCAAGAACGTCGAGCTGTTCATCACCGAGTCGTTCACGTTCCGCGTGATCGACCCGCGTGCGGCCGTCGTCCTCAAGACCGCCAGCACCAAATAG
- a CDS encoding class I SAM-dependent methyltransferase — MAGEFRSDDWNTYKMVYHEPHRAVEPAEKEIAVVAAALEALCEAHILPHARYDHEKFLAHRRSVAENFEIPWTAITPRMQRLLYAINAIIQPQNMIAAGVFCGNTFISNAGAGVGPGACYQARALIGVEIKPDEAARAERNVRKIDPTGTARVIAADAVDVAANFDEPVGVLYLDADGDKDRGKGIYLEILRACYDRLPAGAVVLAHNSVNAAPRLGQYLAFVRSSDNFRSSVNVIFDGEGLEVSAR; from the coding sequence ATGGCCGGTGAGTTTCGCAGCGACGACTGGAACACGTACAAGATGGTCTACCACGAGCCGCACCGGGCGGTCGAGCCGGCGGAAAAGGAGATCGCCGTCGTCGCCGCCGCCCTCGAGGCCCTGTGCGAAGCGCACATCCTCCCGCACGCGCGATACGACCACGAGAAGTTCCTCGCCCACCGCCGCAGCGTGGCGGAGAACTTCGAGATCCCCTGGACGGCCATCACGCCCCGCATGCAGCGGCTGCTCTACGCCATCAACGCGATCATCCAGCCCCAGAACATGATCGCGGCGGGCGTTTTTTGCGGCAACACGTTCATCTCAAACGCCGGCGCGGGCGTTGGCCCCGGGGCGTGCTACCAGGCCCGGGCGCTGATCGGGGTGGAGATCAAGCCCGACGAAGCCGCCCGCGCCGAACGCAACGTGCGCAAGATCGACCCGACGGGCACGGCCCGCGTGATCGCGGCGGACGCCGTGGACGTCGCGGCGAACTTCGACGAGCCCGTCGGCGTGCTGTACCTCGATGCCGACGGCGACAAGGACCGCGGCAAGGGGATTTACCTGGAGATCCTGCGGGCCTGCTACGACCGCCTGCCCGCCGGCGCGGTCGTGCTGGCGCACAACAGCGTCAACGCCGCCCCGCGCCTCGGGCAGTACCTGGCCTTCGTGCGCAGCAGCGACAACTTCCGATCGAGCGTGAATGTGATCTTCGACGGCGAAGGCCTGGAAGTGTCCGCCAGGTAG
- a CDS encoding alpha-L-fucosidase, translating into MSKASRRLIISIVAISAVALIAAGALLIVASTHSLPPGYVSGPSEPQEEPALADLTDYSPGPMTQPATASTRRANPARPAPEQLAFQDLEMGLFVHFGLDTYTGQSSGDGKKSPDLFNPTELNCDQWMQCAKAMGARYVVYTARHEGGFCTWPTASHDYSVKASSWRGGRGDVVREFTDACRRAGMKVGLYHTPSHDAFSRRVFKDDPAAYERVQAQQITELLTNYGPIDYLWFDHHRGSELYRKIDALVRHLQPQCLIFGVDTWIQNGHTGVAPETLWNAVDTVDGTAFERPTSLAGTPWGRYYRVWETNTEFSGHWFWNGPSVCPVELMIKKYYASVGRGANFLPNFAPDPRGLMTDEVMNRAKQFGDEIRRRFSTPVLVTGPRGRVSVFTHMLNPPETFDHMVVSEELHRGQNISELVVEYFDGKTWKELARLSTVGHKRIVFFKPVTAGGIRLSCPASLTDRWALTRVAFYRAGPGPSPVTSADERWRPRGSSSRPAGP; encoded by the coding sequence GTGAGCAAGGCATCGCGTAGACTCATCATTAGTATCGTGGCAATCAGCGCGGTGGCGCTTATCGCGGCAGGGGCCCTGCTGATTGTTGCCAGCACGCACAGCCTTCCTCCCGGGTACGTCTCCGGGCCGTCGGAGCCCCAGGAGGAACCCGCCCTGGCCGATCTGACCGACTACAGCCCCGGACCGATGACGCAGCCGGCGACGGCGTCCACCCGCCGCGCCAACCCCGCGCGTCCGGCGCCGGAGCAGTTGGCGTTTCAGGACCTGGAGATGGGGCTGTTCGTTCATTTCGGCCTGGACACCTACACCGGCCAGTCCAGCGGCGACGGCAAGAAGTCGCCCGATCTGTTCAATCCGACGGAGCTGAACTGCGACCAGTGGATGCAGTGCGCCAAGGCGATGGGCGCCCGCTACGTCGTCTATACCGCCCGCCACGAGGGCGGGTTCTGCACCTGGCCCACGGCCAGCCATGACTACAGCGTCAAGGCCAGCTCGTGGCGCGGCGGGCGGGGCGACGTGGTGCGCGAGTTCACCGACGCCTGCCGCCGCGCCGGCATGAAGGTCGGGCTCTACCACACGCCCTCGCACGACGCCTTCAGCCGCCGCGTGTTCAAAGACGACCCCGCCGCGTACGAGCGCGTGCAGGCCCAGCAGATCACCGAGCTGCTGACGAACTACGGACCGATCGATTACCTCTGGTTCGACCACCACCGCGGCAGCGAGCTCTACCGCAAGATCGACGCCCTCGTGCGGCACCTGCAGCCGCAGTGCCTGATCTTCGGCGTCGACACGTGGATCCAAAACGGCCACACCGGCGTGGCGCCCGAGACGCTCTGGAACGCCGTCGACACGGTGGACGGCACGGCGTTCGAGCGCCCGACAAGCCTGGCGGGCACGCCCTGGGGGCGCTATTACCGCGTGTGGGAGACCAACACCGAATTCAGCGGGCATTGGTTCTGGAACGGCCCGAGCGTCTGCCCCGTCGAGTTGATGATCAAGAAGTACTACGCCTCCGTCGGGCGCGGGGCGAACTTTCTGCCCAACTTCGCCCCCGACCCGCGCGGGCTGATGACCGACGAAGTCATGAATCGCGCCAAGCAGTTCGGCGACGAGATCCGCCGGCGATTCAGCACGCCCGTCCTTGTCACAGGCCCGCGAGGGCGCGTCTCTGTATTCACGCACATGCTCAACCCGCCCGAAACGTTCGACCATATGGTCGTCAGCGAAGAGCTGCATCGCGGGCAGAATATCAGCGAGTTGGTCGTCGAATATTTTGACGGCAAGACCTGGAAGGAACTGGCCCGGCTCTCGACCGTCGGGCACAAGCGCATCGTCTTCTTCAAGCCCGTGACGGCCGGCGGCATTCGATTGAGCTGCCCGGCCTCCTTGACGGATCGGTGGGCTCTGACGCGCGTGGCGTTCTATCGAGCCGGTCCGGGTCCTTCGCCGGTCACGAGCGCAGACGAGCGATGGCGGCCGCGAGGCAGTTCGTCGCGCCCGGCGGGTCCATGA
- a CDS encoding DUF1287 domain-containing protein, protein MVAAARSQVGKTTIYDPAYARLGYPLGDVPIDRGVCTDVVIRAFRDGLGMDLQVRVHEDMKSSFASYPNTWGLSRPDPNIDHRRVPNVQRYFQRKGWSLAVTAAAGDYLPGDIVTCTVPPNRPHIMIVSDRKNPRGIALVIHNIGSGAREEDGLFTFPLTGHYRVPAQQAQR, encoded by the coding sequence GTGGTGGCTGCCGCGCGGTCCCAAGTGGGGAAAACCACCATCTATGACCCCGCGTACGCCCGTCTGGGCTACCCACTGGGCGATGTCCCTATCGACCGGGGAGTATGCACGGACGTTGTGATACGGGCCTTCCGCGACGGCCTGGGGATGGACCTGCAGGTGAGGGTGCATGAGGACATGAAATCTTCCTTCGCCAGCTATCCCAACACGTGGGGGCTGTCCAGGCCGGATCCCAACATCGATCATCGGCGCGTGCCCAACGTGCAGCGGTATTTCCAGAGGAAGGGATGGTCGCTGGCCGTGACGGCAGCGGCGGGGGATTATCTTCCGGGCGATATCGTCACCTGCACGGTTCCTCCCAACCGCCCCCACATCATGATCGTCAGCGACAGGAAGAACCCGCGCGGCATTGCCCTGGTCATTCACAACATCGGAAGCGGCGCCAGGGAAGAGGACGGCTTGTTCACGTTTCCGCTGACGGGGCACTACCGCGTTCCGGCACAGCAAGCACAGCGATAG
- the gltX gene encoding glutamate--tRNA ligase, whose protein sequence is MDTIKTRFAPSPTGYLHVGGARTALFNFAMARKSGGTFLLRIEDTDRARHEESAVAKIVDDLRWLGIEWDEGIDVGGPAAPYRQSERLEIYRDYAQKLIDAGKAYYAFDTAEELEAMRKTAEAAKVNFSYPRPASFPTAAETAAARAAGKPVVIRLVCPGKDVTIHDEAFGDVTMPADQQDDFVILKDDGYPTYHLANVIDDALMGITYIMRGQEFLGQTWRHVLLRSALGFAEPRYCHLPLIMDMAGRKLSKRDGDVEVHSFRKAGYLPGTLVNFIALLGWNPGENIERFTLDELITLFDVSRMGKTNAKFDREKLLAFSTIDMAAASPERLLAGFKDFLSLNPEVPIPAADDDLLARVLEANKGMRTFGDIVTKSGVLFGGDDAFEYDPAAVAKVLQKGDNAGYAVLAQVRPELAKIDWTADGIHKWLEDFCQRTGQGMGKVAQPLRVAVTGSTISPQIVDTLLFLGREKTLARIDRCLPKP, encoded by the coding sequence ATGGATACTATCAAGACACGCTTTGCGCCCTCGCCCACAGGCTATCTCCACGTCGGCGGGGCGCGCACCGCACTGTTCAACTTCGCTATGGCCCGCAAGAGCGGCGGCACGTTCCTGCTGCGCATCGAAGACACCGACCGCGCGCGGCATGAGGAGTCGGCCGTCGCCAAGATCGTCGACGACCTGCGATGGCTGGGCATCGAGTGGGACGAAGGCATCGATGTCGGCGGGCCTGCCGCGCCGTACCGCCAGTCCGAGCGGCTGGAGATCTATCGCGACTACGCCCAGAAGCTCATCGACGCGGGCAAGGCCTACTACGCCTTCGACACCGCCGAAGAGCTCGAAGCCATGCGCAAAACCGCCGAGGCCGCCAAGGTCAACTTCTCCTACCCGCGCCCGGCGAGCTTTCCCACCGCCGCCGAGACGGCCGCGGCGCGGGCGGCGGGTAAGCCCGTCGTCATCCGCCTGGTCTGCCCGGGCAAGGACGTGACGATTCACGACGAGGCCTTCGGCGACGTGACCATGCCGGCAGACCAGCAGGACGATTTCGTCATCCTCAAGGATGACGGGTACCCCACGTATCACCTGGCCAACGTGATCGACGATGCGCTGATGGGCATCACGTACATCATGCGCGGACAGGAGTTCCTGGGGCAGACCTGGCGCCACGTGCTGCTGCGCTCGGCGCTGGGCTTTGCCGAACCGCGGTACTGCCACCTGCCGCTGATCATGGACATGGCCGGACGCAAGCTCTCCAAACGCGACGGCGACGTCGAGGTGCATTCCTTCCGCAAGGCCGGATACCTGCCCGGGACGCTGGTGAACTTCATCGCCCTGCTGGGCTGGAACCCCGGCGAGAACATCGAGCGTTTCACGCTGGACGAGCTGATCACGCTCTTCGACGTGTCGCGCATGGGCAAGACCAACGCCAAGTTCGACCGCGAAAAACTCCTGGCGTTTTCAACGATCGACATGGCCGCGGCCAGCCCCGAGCGGTTGCTGGCCGGCTTCAAGGACTTCCTCTCGCTCAACCCGGAAGTGCCGATCCCCGCGGCCGACGATGACCTGTTGGCCCGCGTGCTCGAGGCCAACAAGGGCATGCGAACCTTCGGCGACATCGTGACCAAGTCCGGCGTGCTCTTCGGGGGCGACGACGCCTTCGAGTACGATCCCGCCGCCGTGGCCAAGGTGCTGCAGAAAGGCGATAACGCCGGCTACGCCGTCCTGGCGCAGGTCCGTCCGGAGCTGGCGAAGATCGACTGGACCGCCGATGGCATCCACAAGTGGCTGGAAGACTTCTGCCAGCGCACCGGCCAGGGCATGGGCAAAGTGGCCCAACCGCTGCGCGTGGCCGTCACCGGCAGCACGATCAGCCCCCAGATCGTCGACACCCTGCTATTCCTGGGCCGGGAAAAGACCTTGGCGCGAATCGACCGCTGCCTACCGAAACCCTGA